One Pan paniscus chromosome 16, NHGRI_mPanPan1-v2.0_pri, whole genome shotgun sequence DNA segment encodes these proteins:
- the RGMA gene encoding repulsive guidance molecule A isoform X1, whose product MDGEGGARGGRRGKGSAPGARGRGGPSLPARCSRRRSEAALSSQRDLFSSPFSLNSSSRERLVVTGRAGWMGMGRGAGRSALGFWPTLAFLLCSFPAATSPCKILKCNSEFWSATSGSHAPASDDTPEFCAALRSYALCTRRTARTCRGDLAYHSAVHGIEDLMSQHNCSKDGPTSQPRLRTLPPAGDSQERSDSPEICHYEKSFHKHSATPNYTHCGLFGDPHLRTFTDRFQTCKVQGAWPLIDNNYLNVQVTNTPVLPGSAATATSKLTIIFKNFQECVDQKVYQAEMDELPAAFVDGSKNGGDKHGANSLKITEKVSGQHVEIQAKYIGTTIVVRQVGRYLTFAVRMPEEVVNAVEDWDSQGLYLCLRGCPLNQQIDFQAFHTNAEGTSARRLAAASPAPTAPETFPYETAVAKCKEKLPVEDLYYQACVFDLLTTGDVNFTLAAYYALEDVKMLHSNKDKLHLYERTRDLPGRAAAGLPLAPRPLLGALVPLLALLPVFC is encoded by the exons ATGGATGGCGAGGGAGGGGCGCGCGGGGGGCGGCGCGGGAAGGGGAGCGCGCCGGGCGCCCGCGGCCGAGGTGGACCGAGCCTCCCGGCTCGCTGCTCCCGCCGGCGGAGCGAGGCTGCCCTTTCTTCGCAgcgtgatttattttcttctcctttttctctgaaCTCTTCTTCCAGGGAGAGGCTAGTGGTAACAGGCCGAGCTGGATGGATGGGTATGGGGAGAGGGGCAGGACGTTCAGCCCTGGGATTCTGGCCGACCCTCGCCTTCCTTCTCTGCAGCTTCCCCGCAG CCACCTCCCCGTGCAAGATCCTCAAGTGCAACTCTGAGTTCTGGAGTGCCACGTCGGGCAGCCACGCCCCAGCCTCAGACGACACCCCCGAGTTCTGTGCAGCCTTGCGCAGCTACGCCCTGTGCACGCGGCGGACGGCCCGCACCTGCCGGGGTGACCTGGCCTACCACTCGGCCGTCCATGGCATAGAGGACCTCATGAGCCAGCACAACTGCTCCAAGGATGGCCCCACCTCGCAGCCACGCCTGCGCACGCTCCCACCGGCCGGAGACAGCCAGGAGCGCTCGGACAGCCCCGAGATCTGCCATTACGAGAAGAGCTTTCACAAGCACTCGGCCACCCCCAACTACACGCACTGTGGCCTCTTCGGGGACCCACACCTCAGGACTTTCACAGACCGCTTCCAGACCTGCAAGGTGCAGGGCGCCTGGCCGCTCATCGACAATAATTACCTGAACGTGCAGGTCACCAACACACCTGTGCTGCCCGGCTCAGCGGCCACTGCCACCAGCAAG CTCACCATCATCTTCAAGAACTTCCAGGAGTGTGTGGACCAGAAGGTGTACCAGGCTGAGATGGACGAGCTCCCGGCCGCCTTCGTGGATGGCTCTAAGAACGGTGGGGATAAGCACGGGGCCAACAGCCTGAAGATCACTGAGAAGGTGTCAGGCCAGCACGTGGAGATCCAGGCCAAGTACATCGGCACCACCATCGTGGTGCGCCAGGTGGGCCGCTACCTGACCTTTGCTGTCCGCATGCCAGAGGAAGTGGTCAATGCTGTGGAGGACTGGGACAGCCAGGGTCTCTACCTCTGCCTGCGGGGCTGCCCCCTCAACCAGCAGATCGACTTCCAGGCCTTCCACACCAATGCTGAGGGCACCAGTGCCCGCAGGCTGGCAGCCGCCAGCCCTGCACCCACAGCCCCCGAGACCTTCCCATACGAGACAGCCGTGGCCAAGTGCAAGGAGAAGCTGCCGGTGGAGGACCTGTACTACCAGGCCTGCGTCTTCGACCTCCTCACCACGGGCGACGTGAACTTCACACTGGCCGCCTACTACGCGTTGGAGGATGTCAAGATGCTCCACTCCAACAAAGACAAACTGCACCTGTATGAGAGGACTCGGGACCTGCCAGGCAGGGCGGCTGCGGGGCTGCCCCTGGCCCCCCGGCCCCTCCTGGGCGCCCTCGTCCCGCTCCTGGCCCTGCTCCCTGTGTTCTGCTAG
- the RGMA gene encoding repulsive guidance molecule A isoform X2 has translation MGMGRGAGRSALGFWPTLAFLLCSFPAATSPCKILKCNSEFWSATSGSHAPASDDTPEFCAALRSYALCTRRTARTCRGDLAYHSAVHGIEDLMSQHNCSKDGPTSQPRLRTLPPAGDSQERSDSPEICHYEKSFHKHSATPNYTHCGLFGDPHLRTFTDRFQTCKVQGAWPLIDNNYLNVQVTNTPVLPGSAATATSKLTIIFKNFQECVDQKVYQAEMDELPAAFVDGSKNGGDKHGANSLKITEKVSGQHVEIQAKYIGTTIVVRQVGRYLTFAVRMPEEVVNAVEDWDSQGLYLCLRGCPLNQQIDFQAFHTNAEGTSARRLAAASPAPTAPETFPYETAVAKCKEKLPVEDLYYQACVFDLLTTGDVNFTLAAYYALEDVKMLHSNKDKLHLYERTRDLPGRAAAGLPLAPRPLLGALVPLLALLPVFC, from the exons ATGGGTATGGGGAGAGGGGCAGGACGTTCAGCCCTGGGATTCTGGCCGACCCTCGCCTTCCTTCTCTGCAGCTTCCCCGCAG CCACCTCCCCGTGCAAGATCCTCAAGTGCAACTCTGAGTTCTGGAGTGCCACGTCGGGCAGCCACGCCCCAGCCTCAGACGACACCCCCGAGTTCTGTGCAGCCTTGCGCAGCTACGCCCTGTGCACGCGGCGGACGGCCCGCACCTGCCGGGGTGACCTGGCCTACCACTCGGCCGTCCATGGCATAGAGGACCTCATGAGCCAGCACAACTGCTCCAAGGATGGCCCCACCTCGCAGCCACGCCTGCGCACGCTCCCACCGGCCGGAGACAGCCAGGAGCGCTCGGACAGCCCCGAGATCTGCCATTACGAGAAGAGCTTTCACAAGCACTCGGCCACCCCCAACTACACGCACTGTGGCCTCTTCGGGGACCCACACCTCAGGACTTTCACAGACCGCTTCCAGACCTGCAAGGTGCAGGGCGCCTGGCCGCTCATCGACAATAATTACCTGAACGTGCAGGTCACCAACACACCTGTGCTGCCCGGCTCAGCGGCCACTGCCACCAGCAAG CTCACCATCATCTTCAAGAACTTCCAGGAGTGTGTGGACCAGAAGGTGTACCAGGCTGAGATGGACGAGCTCCCGGCCGCCTTCGTGGATGGCTCTAAGAACGGTGGGGATAAGCACGGGGCCAACAGCCTGAAGATCACTGAGAAGGTGTCAGGCCAGCACGTGGAGATCCAGGCCAAGTACATCGGCACCACCATCGTGGTGCGCCAGGTGGGCCGCTACCTGACCTTTGCTGTCCGCATGCCAGAGGAAGTGGTCAATGCTGTGGAGGACTGGGACAGCCAGGGTCTCTACCTCTGCCTGCGGGGCTGCCCCCTCAACCAGCAGATCGACTTCCAGGCCTTCCACACCAATGCTGAGGGCACCAGTGCCCGCAGGCTGGCAGCCGCCAGCCCTGCACCCACAGCCCCCGAGACCTTCCCATACGAGACAGCCGTGGCCAAGTGCAAGGAGAAGCTGCCGGTGGAGGACCTGTACTACCAGGCCTGCGTCTTCGACCTCCTCACCACGGGCGACGTGAACTTCACACTGGCCGCCTACTACGCGTTGGAGGATGTCAAGATGCTCCACTCCAACAAAGACAAACTGCACCTGTATGAGAGGACTCGGGACCTGCCAGGCAGGGCGGCTGCGGGGCTGCCCCTGGCCCCCCGGCCCCTCCTGGGCGCCCTCGTCCCGCTCCTGGCCCTGCTCCCTGTGTTCTGCTAG
- the RGMA gene encoding repulsive guidance molecule A isoform X3, which yields MQPPRERLVVTGRAGWMGMGRGAGRSALGFWPTLAFLLCSFPAATSPCKILKCNSEFWSATSGSHAPASDDTPEFCAALRSYALCTRRTARTCRGDLAYHSAVHGIEDLMSQHNCSKDGPTSQPRLRTLPPAGDSQERSDSPEICHYEKSFHKHSATPNYTHCGLFGDPHLRTFTDRFQTCKVQGAWPLIDNNYLNVQVTNTPVLPGSAATATSKLTIIFKNFQECVDQKVYQAEMDELPAAFVDGSKNGGDKHGANSLKITEKVSGQHVEIQAKYIGTTIVVRQVGRYLTFAVRMPEEVVNAVEDWDSQGLYLCLRGCPLNQQIDFQAFHTNAEGTSARRLAAASPAPTAPETFPYETAVAKCKEKLPVEDLYYQACVFDLLTTGDVNFTLAAYYALEDVKMLHSNKDKLHLYERTRDLPGRAAAGLPLAPRPLLGALVPLLALLPVFC from the exons GGAGAGGCTAGTGGTAACAGGCCGAGCTGGATGGATGGGTATGGGGAGAGGGGCAGGACGTTCAGCCCTGGGATTCTGGCCGACCCTCGCCTTCCTTCTCTGCAGCTTCCCCGCAG CCACCTCCCCGTGCAAGATCCTCAAGTGCAACTCTGAGTTCTGGAGTGCCACGTCGGGCAGCCACGCCCCAGCCTCAGACGACACCCCCGAGTTCTGTGCAGCCTTGCGCAGCTACGCCCTGTGCACGCGGCGGACGGCCCGCACCTGCCGGGGTGACCTGGCCTACCACTCGGCCGTCCATGGCATAGAGGACCTCATGAGCCAGCACAACTGCTCCAAGGATGGCCCCACCTCGCAGCCACGCCTGCGCACGCTCCCACCGGCCGGAGACAGCCAGGAGCGCTCGGACAGCCCCGAGATCTGCCATTACGAGAAGAGCTTTCACAAGCACTCGGCCACCCCCAACTACACGCACTGTGGCCTCTTCGGGGACCCACACCTCAGGACTTTCACAGACCGCTTCCAGACCTGCAAGGTGCAGGGCGCCTGGCCGCTCATCGACAATAATTACCTGAACGTGCAGGTCACCAACACACCTGTGCTGCCCGGCTCAGCGGCCACTGCCACCAGCAAG CTCACCATCATCTTCAAGAACTTCCAGGAGTGTGTGGACCAGAAGGTGTACCAGGCTGAGATGGACGAGCTCCCGGCCGCCTTCGTGGATGGCTCTAAGAACGGTGGGGATAAGCACGGGGCCAACAGCCTGAAGATCACTGAGAAGGTGTCAGGCCAGCACGTGGAGATCCAGGCCAAGTACATCGGCACCACCATCGTGGTGCGCCAGGTGGGCCGCTACCTGACCTTTGCTGTCCGCATGCCAGAGGAAGTGGTCAATGCTGTGGAGGACTGGGACAGCCAGGGTCTCTACCTCTGCCTGCGGGGCTGCCCCCTCAACCAGCAGATCGACTTCCAGGCCTTCCACACCAATGCTGAGGGCACCAGTGCCCGCAGGCTGGCAGCCGCCAGCCCTGCACCCACAGCCCCCGAGACCTTCCCATACGAGACAGCCGTGGCCAAGTGCAAGGAGAAGCTGCCGGTGGAGGACCTGTACTACCAGGCCTGCGTCTTCGACCTCCTCACCACGGGCGACGTGAACTTCACACTGGCCGCCTACTACGCGTTGGAGGATGTCAAGATGCTCCACTCCAACAAAGACAAACTGCACCTGTATGAGAGGACTCGGGACCTGCCAGGCAGGGCGGCTGCGGGGCTGCCCCTGGCCCCCCGGCCCCTCCTGGGCGCCCTCGTCCCGCTCCTGGCCCTGCTCCCTGTGTTCTGCTAG